In the genome of Rhopalosiphum padi isolate XX-2018 chromosome 1, ASM2088224v1, whole genome shotgun sequence, the window ATAATGTAACCACTTGCTATACAGATGTTTCAAGTGTAATAgcgttgattataaatactataattagtatttataatcaatggtaatagtTAGAGGAATAAGTTATTGTAATGGATCAATTGGATCacagatgtgttaaatttgaactcaatgataaatcattgttcTATACTCAGGTCTCAGGCCTATATTAGtaagtatattactatttattaagtatattttgtattgctatgttttagtattttatttaattaatagtgttaCGGCGTTGAATTGGaaaattaattgtgtatataatgtattatgtacatttaagaGTTTCTAGTAGCTAGTTctcgttaataatatttttaaattacaaataaatagtcAACTAAGATCGTTAttcttcatttaaaatttaaattatctaatttcgtacaaatttaatcttaaaatgaCTGTAtagtttttgttgtattttgcACATCAAACGAGCAACACGTTCGCCTATAccctatactatagtatatttggCTCTCGCAATTTGCAAATTAGtgctattttagttattttgtttttttagtgtttaggtacaatacaaatattacaaatattgcaTATATGGCTTATTGAATGGAtagtaagtttttataaaataacatgtttCAAGTTGTACTCAAATTGAATGAATGTtccattgtattaatatatagtgcATGAAAATATAGATTTCGGTGTTAATTCGCCACAAACTTATAATAGTTGATGTAGATTCGGGcagaaatacaaaatagtaaaaatgacAATGTGACTTTGAAACAAatggtttaattaaaatgaaatagtgagaaattataatttcagaTTTTTGAAATGACCTCAGGGAGATTCAAAGAAATGTAGAGCCTTCCTAAAAAACAATCATAGTGATGAAAGACGTCGAGAGAACTTCTATAAAAATTCACAAACTACCTCTAATAACAGTAGGTATGTAGTGTAAATGATTTTTGAAATGTAATGATTAATCTAAGACTTTAAGAACCTAAAGAATCTGTATGAGGGATacgataaataacaaaatatgaaaacttAGACCAACAGTGAAATTAAGATACTAACGGCGGTGACGAACCTCAGTTTCATTGAACTATAAAAAGaagataaattatatcaaataactaAAAGAAGAGTTAAAAGTTAAGTATCATAGATATCAacttaaaacagaaaaaaaagtttgttgATTAAATGCTGAAATTAAGGGTAGGTTGGTAGATACGTCTAAAATTGTGTGGTACTTATTACATAGTACATTCTATTAATAACAttacaaaaaacattatttactataaatttttattggaaAGTTGATTAGTTTTTGTTGAAAGTCTCGATTTGTGTTTTCCATATGCAACTGGAATATGTCACttcagtaggtacctacgtttcgagaaaaaaaacatatttttgacgTACCTAGGTGGCTAAGTTCATGTAATAAGTTATTCTGAAAGGTATTTTATGAAAtggttattattaggtattaattgtgatggttattattaattttattgttactttGACTTAacctatttttatacattttaggttTGGGTTAGTGtactttttataacatttttaattagtataacgattatgtaattttaaatattttaatatgtttaaaattaaaatcacgtataactatttaagtattgTGGCACCCCTTCTCGTATTAGTTTAGTTCATTACTCACACTTATTGGCCTAAATGAGCACTGAGTCGTATTATAATGCCGTAGTCGTGCTCTGTTGTTATCGAAGTTTAAGTAAAATCTGATTTCTCCACTTGTCGTTAAAAGTtacatgtataagtataattatatatttgtattatcattgTCGATCATCGACTATGTGTCTTGGAAGTATTGGTTGCGGATCGAAGAACTAAGACTACGGACGCACTCGGTCTATGACaaaggtaaaatttaaaaacgggACGCACTCTGGATATCCCATTAAAGAGAAAGgtgtaagtacattttttagtgGAAATGGATAGGTAGGTACCGtccaaataaatatgtattatgtaatatgtggcATGGTGCAGTAACCAGTAGTTTACTTAACTGCAGTCGAAATTTGGAATGGCAAGTATCGACCGTACAGTATAGTAGTGCAGTACGAAGGATCAAGTGTAGTCGTTCATGACAGTAAATGTGTTGCATTGCATGGCTTATCGACGGTTATCGTACAATCTGATGGCACATTAGGTGttacatcaaaatatatagCGAGTGCTAAGATAATTGACGGTCTAAACTAAAGATCCTTTCCCATCCTACACGCatgtcattattgttatttaattaacaattacttttattgatgcatgtatataaattattattacctattaataattattacctatacattgcATAATAAACGATGTCGACTTTGcggaaataaatttattttacggaCAACTATCCAATTTAAACAGAgtagtataagtaataataataacaatagtgaaGAGAATAAGTAAGAGTGACGTTAACAAGTTTGGAAAAATGGtttaacattaacattatacaataactaATAGAAGAGAAACAATATAAGTAAAACGTATAAAGACGTCAAAGACTACTgtcaatcaataattataaataagtattattatgattataaatagttataatgaaataaatcggCTAAATTTAGAGTGAAAAAGAAGGGTTGGTATTGGCAATGCGCATAAGACGGATGATGGGAGAGTTAAGATAGTAGCTTGAGGAAAAGAATGGGATATGGAATAGGACAGATGATCGAGTACGGCGGCAAAGGACATTGAAAGAAATACGGGATAATGACTCTGGGCGACGTCGggtccaaaaataaatttaaaaaaagtacaaattgtTTTGAGTtcctataaatttaatttaacacacaaatataaatagtttatttttttatattgacttatttttctatttgaaaaaaataacaataatgtatatagtacctacttaattttcAGTGAGGTACGCAAATACGTAAAACGAatctataattacaaaatataaaagctgtaaaatcatataatatgttacttttagaaaatattttgttcctATTGTCTTATAATTCGGTGTGGTTTATGTTTTCTGGCAGATTAACGGCTGGAAACTCGGTTAGCGGCAACGTGCTCCAGAATGTATAGTTCCCGGGATTTGCGTACTCTTGTGGTTCAAATGTTTGGTTCTGCGTgatcttaattaattttaatggatcTGTAGGATTTTTTGACACTGGTGACCATACTATAGAGTTTCCTATATCCGGAATTCTGAAAAACAATTTGTAGccgtataagtacctatagtttGTACGCGTACttgtaaatgtatgtatttagtacattattatatactcgtattatgtttaataccaatataatatattgcagaaGACAGAAGTGTATTCGTAATCGTCtacttataagtttaaaattaaaaattttagctCTGGGCGAATGCTTTATCATACTAATCAcaccaatataaatattttaaatcttcaagtatgcttattataaaattatttatagattacatgtaatacaaatcaattataaaaaattaaggaaaacttGATATTTAGGTTCTTTAATTTTGTCCGCCTTAGTCAGTTTATATATCGCCATGTAATTAACCGGTATTTATAAAGTTACTTCGAAATTAGCCAACTACGGTTAATTGTTCATTCGCCGAAACATGCTTTTATGTCaaggttaggtatataataattttgaaatatattttgaattgccAGTTTAATGGCAATTTATTAGTTCCgtcaaaaaaaaagaagaaaaactatcaaaaattaaCTGAATAACTATTAGGCATTATATTAAGGCAAATACCTTTaagaatattatgatgataaaataattatggataGGTacttcatatacataataaacgtaCCCGGTCTTAGCGAATGACGACCATATATTCACCATAACGGGAATTAATTTGGCGTCTTCAACGTTGTCGTGTGGATCTCCGTATTGGGTTTTTATAACGTACATTGTATCGTCACCGTGTGATATTCCtacaatgaataaattataataattaggtaacaCAGTCAGATATTACCTTAACTAGAACTTATTTACCTAATTCTTGAGAGGGTCCAGTTTTGGAATATTTGTCTGAAAGTGAGTATTTACCCCTATACCCAAATTCATAAAAGTAAACTGGCGATGTATTTATTGAAGCCAAATGCTTGGCTGCTCTAGCCACTGGTTCTTTGAACAGCCTGTCTGAAAGCATCTGAAATGGATAATTCCatgagttattaataaattattttcgatttttacatAAGATTTGTGTAAGTAATGTAGTTTATTTTGAGTCAAAAATTGTATCATAAGCTTAGCTTGTGGAGGTACCTATTAAACTTTTTCGGAGGGTCTGAAGCACCAACTCAATTTTTTCATAAGATTTATtacttacattaataaaataaaaccattattataccacattattaaatgtatttattcaattataaaagaagtaaaataaattactcgtTTCTTAAATGGAACTATATAGTGTAGACTTTAGAGTCTGTACATGCTtatgatttgtttattattaatatttttttagcagaTATAatcctatattatgtaaaatttaactttgaattttataactttagGATTTATCTTTTTAACCATAGTTTAACTTTTTCtacattataacaatttatctttttaatttgGTTACTTGGAGTGGTTGGAGTTAATGacttatatctgtataatatatgtgttcaATACTagataagataaatataaattattctgaaatatttgaattaatgtattctacataatatgagCTTAAAAAGCTAATGTTATCTTACTTCGACGACTTCATTTTTAGTGTTTGCAGATACTGTATTGtttccaaaataaaatgtttttattttctgtgcGATTTCCAGTCTTAGAGATTCATCTGAAATTGTGTTATTGTAGTCTAGTACGAATGGTAGTATTTCGTTCCATTTGGATTCCATGTCAACTAGAGTTTCTTCAAGTGTTACAAATTCAGCGGCTGGATAGAGGCCATCGTCTTGAGTAAAGCTAAGCAATAGTGGGACATCTTGAGCCGGTAAGTTCTCTGGTAAGTCCGTCAAAAACCGTTCTGTTCCGATTGTTTCAACAGTTGGTCCAAATGGTGTAAAAGGATTGTATTTCCACGGCTAACGAgtattgaaatacataaaaatataataataatatttatagtatactgTTTACAAGACTGCAttagtgtttttaaataaaaatatttttactaagaaATTTTTCAAAGAGTTTGCTATGGCTAATGCTGGTCTTGATCTAAGGCATTTTATAGTGTCCTTCGAGTAGTATGTAGGACATCCTAGTGACTCAGCTAATTCCTTAGTTTTTTGAATAGTATTTTCTGTGTTAGCCCAACCACAAAAAGCACTTCCACTTTCAGCAATTCCTCGATTAAATAACCctgtatgtataaattattactttagtgATCGTTTTTAACAGTCGGTATATAAATGTGAACAAGCCATACAGAAAAGTTGTAGATACTGACTGAATTCTTTCGCTATTTGCTAGTTTCAACAAAAGTCAAaagcattgtattattatattttaaatgaaccaAAGccgtaagaataataatttctttatttttctgTAGAGGAATGCGTTTAGCtcatacgaaaataataatcacatattcacatgatatgcaatatgttataatataatataatattatgtttttttatcataaaaaaatctaaaaattgtatatattatccaGAATAGTCTcgtttctcaacctttttaaTGTCACGAccctcaaaataaatataaaatatagtcaatCACTTCGCGATTTCCCTatctatattaactattaagtacaattaatttgaacagtaaaaatatcatatcattattcattaactgATTAAACAAACGAAATATaccatttctattataaatttataaattattattttaagtatttttttgtttaataaaaatttttaaataaaatggttcattttgtaaattaacgtttttttatttttatcctacAGGACCCCTAGGTCAAGGTGATCGCGACCCTGAGGTTGAGAAACGCTGGTGTTGACTACAAAGAAACAGAGAGTCAGATAGTGGAAATTGATCCCAAAAATCAATGTACTCGTATATCACTGCACTCGTATATCACTGCAAATAACACCCTACTCAATCTATTCATGAAAATCTATAGAAGTTTAGCTACTTGAAAATTCTTTTCACTATAAAATACTTGGCAGTTGTTTTCCTTAGTCGTTGTTTGGGGCTTAGGAggcaactttaaaaataaattaaactaatagaagaatttttataattaaaaaaaatgtctcacATAATTATTCAAACATCTGTATTTCATGTTTattgtcttaattttttttttaaatattttcataaatcccgatgacacattttttataataattacttatcagATTAATATGGATTATAACAAGATACCTTTGGATTAAACAGACGTGGTATATTCTTATTATGTGTACGTTTtgagtttttaatgtttatcacttatatatgtgtatttatgaaatttatagcAAAGATTAATGTTCAACGCTAATCTCAgtgtacaaatacaaatatactgtataactgtttaagtatagataatatacttttatttttaagatatattatattaatatatgttatttattatcacaCATAAGATAAATAGCTATTTAAGAAAAGTGTAGCTGTGaaggtaaattaaataagttttcgATAGATCTAAGTCCTGGGATCCTGCAGGATCCTTAATATGAACTTTATACAAATGTAACAATATACTACATGTTGTATTATACCTGAATGAGTATGCTACAACTTAAATATATCAGTACCGTTAATTGGTACTAAGAATGTCAGCTATTATATAAACCAAAAAATCAAGTGTGAGTATCTATAGTTCTATAATCATTAAGtttcctaataaaataatttacccaTGCCCCAAAATACGTAATACCGTTATTGTGCACtcggtaataattttaacgtatcactaagttattcaaataatatacaaatattttttctctctCCAAGTCcagaataatttattgactatgaaaattaatgtagcataaaaaaaatacatttcagaTGACTTACCCTGTGACATGGGTGACAAGACGTGGTAATGGACACTAGCCCCGCCGGCCGACATGCCGGCGATGGTCACTGCACCGGGGTTGCCACCAAACGCGGCGATGTTGCGCTGGATCCACTTAAGGGCGGCCACTTGATCCTTGAGGCCGTTGTTTCCTGGCAATACATCATCGCCGGTGCTCGCGAATCCCATAGGTCCTAGCCGGTAGTTGATGGATACGTAAACGAAATCTTCGCTGTCCAAAAGGTAGTGGGGACCATAGCCGACACCTGCGCCGAATTGGAACGCGCCGCCGTGGATGTACACGATCACGTTCATCAGGCCGCCGGATATCAACCCTTCTTGGGGTAGCTACGTAAGATACATCACAATATCacatacactattatatatactataatagataCTGAGTATcgattattatatatcgtaataaattgattatattatttgcattatatatttgcaCACGGTTTTGcagaagaaaatatttattaaatatttaatttttatttcgtgtTATAAAACTAACcatttttcaaaatgattaGGTCTTTCATTCACAAACCGCCACTAAATGTCTTGTATAAAATTTGCATTTATCGCATAACTAGATATTGTTGTCGATAGTTTGTTCGTTTGTAATAGTCCTTAAGGGGATTGGAAGCGgtgattttttgttttagtttaacACACACGTAACATAGGATTATAGATGTGTTCTATTTCCAATGTACTGATTGATATATAGAGAGTGATAAGAATTatgaaaacagatttgaatttggCGTCAAATCTTTTTGAGATCGACTATCTcacatttttggttttttgattttaactcctctaaaaattgaaatatgttaaatttttaattacccttttttaatacaacatttttaggATTTTCGAGgggataaaatcaaaattattggaaaatatatattaagtagat includes:
- the LOC132927919 gene encoding esterase E4-like; the protein is MIGQPWFVVAYVCLTTVAICCSTSSSSSPLPPRVRVESGELSGGIDHTIVTGRPLYAFLGVPYASPPVYKNRFKEPQPVKPWLGVWNATMPSSSCIGLDHSTFKVVGSEDCLYLNIYTPKLPQEGLISGGLMNVIVYIHGGAFQFGAGVGYGPHYLLDSEDFVYVSINYRLGPMGFASTGDDVLPGNNGLKDQVAALKWIQRNIAAFGGNPGAVTIAGMSAGGASVHYHVLSPMSQGLFNRGIAESGSAFCGWANTENTIQKTKELAESLGCPTYYSKDTIKCLRSRPALAIANSLKNFLPWKYNPFTPFGPTVETIGTERFLTDLPENLPAQDVPLLLSFTQDDGLYPAAEFVTLEETLVDMESKWNEILPFVLDYNNTISDESLRLEIAQKIKTFYFGNNTVSANTKNEVVEMLSDRLFKEPVARAAKHLASINTSPVYFYEFGYRGKYSLSDKYSKTGPSQELGISHGDDTMYVIKTQYGDPHDNVEDAKLIPVMVNIWSSFAKTGIPDIGNSIVWSPVSKNPTDPLKLIKITQNQTFEPQEYANPGNYTFWSTLPLTEFPAVNLPENINHTEL